A genome region from Mesorhizobium sp. B2-1-8 includes the following:
- a CDS encoding recombinase family protein gives MKMASQQQQSAKGSRAVLYLRVSTARQAEHDVSIPDQRRQGEAYCASRGYELVETFVEAGASATSDKRPEFQRMIEEGTSKPSPFDVVVVHSFSRFFRDHFELEFHVRRLAKNGVRLVSITQEMGDDPMHVMMRQIMALFDEYQSKENAKHVLRAMNENARQGFWNGALPPIGYRIVAAEQRGSKTKKKLEVDPLHAESVRLIYRLFLQGNGISGPMGVKSIACHLNENRLFTRDGGLWGLAQIHAVLTRTTYIGEHRFNTRSFKGRAKKPDDEVVVMAVPAIIERKTFDAVQARLKSRHPMVTPPRVTTSPVLLTGICFCAKCGGAMTLRTGKGCTGTMYRYYTCSTRARQGKAGCQGKSIPMAFLDDLVANHLEKRLLKPERLTAILEAVLGRRQERTERRREHLGELKRKITETDQRLNRLYDAIEAGVTDVNDPALKDRMAGLKAIKEQATTDAKRIEASFDSTGNQPITSEMVTTFARGARERMHDPRGGYRRDHLRALAQRIEVAEKEVRIIGSKSELLQTLVAASGEETAVSGVRSSVLKWRARRDSNS, from the coding sequence ATGAAGATGGCTTCACAACAGCAGCAGTCTGCAAAGGGATCGCGGGCAGTCCTCTACCTTCGCGTATCGACGGCCCGCCAGGCCGAGCACGATGTCTCGATTCCCGACCAGAGGCGCCAAGGTGAGGCTTACTGCGCCTCTCGTGGCTATGAGCTGGTCGAGACCTTTGTCGAGGCAGGCGCATCAGCCACCAGTGACAAGCGTCCAGAGTTCCAGCGCATGATCGAGGAAGGCACATCAAAGCCTTCCCCTTTCGATGTCGTGGTCGTTCATTCCTTCAGCCGATTCTTCCGCGATCACTTCGAGCTTGAGTTCCATGTCAGGCGGCTCGCCAAGAACGGCGTAAGACTTGTGTCGATTACCCAGGAGATGGGTGACGATCCAATGCATGTCATGATGCGCCAGATCATGGCTCTCTTCGATGAGTACCAGTCGAAAGAGAACGCCAAGCATGTGCTCCGCGCCATGAACGAGAATGCCAGGCAGGGCTTCTGGAATGGGGCGTTGCCTCCGATTGGCTACCGGATCGTTGCGGCAGAGCAGCGCGGATCGAAGACCAAGAAGAAGCTGGAGGTCGATCCGCTGCACGCCGAGTCCGTCCGATTGATCTACCGCCTGTTTCTTCAGGGCAATGGAATCTCAGGACCAATGGGCGTCAAATCGATCGCCTGCCATCTGAATGAGAACCGGTTGTTCACACGAGACGGCGGTCTCTGGGGACTGGCGCAAATCCACGCCGTCCTAACCCGAACCACCTATATTGGCGAACACCGCTTCAATACGCGCAGCTTCAAGGGCAGGGCAAAGAAGCCGGACGACGAGGTTGTCGTCATGGCGGTGCCGGCAATCATCGAGCGCAAGACCTTCGATGCCGTGCAGGCGCGTCTGAAGTCTCGCCATCCCATGGTGACGCCACCCAGGGTCACCACAAGCCCCGTTCTCCTTACCGGTATTTGCTTTTGCGCCAAGTGCGGAGGAGCCATGACGCTCAGGACCGGCAAAGGCTGCACTGGCACTATGTATCGTTACTACACCTGCTCGACACGCGCCCGCCAGGGCAAGGCAGGTTGCCAGGGCAAATCAATCCCCATGGCCTTTCTGGACGACCTGGTTGCCAATCACCTGGAGAAGCGGCTTCTCAAGCCAGAACGGCTCACCGCCATTCTTGAGGCTGTCCTGGGTCGGAGGCAGGAACGCACTGAGCGCCGCCGCGAGCACTTGGGCGAACTGAAGCGGAAGATCACCGAGACCGACCAGCGCCTCAATAGACTCTATGACGCGATCGAAGCTGGCGTCACAGACGTCAACGATCCGGCTCTCAAGGATCGCATGGCGGGTCTCAAGGCGATCAAGGAACAAGCCACGACAGACGCAAAGCGCATCGAGGCTTCGTTCGACAGCACCGGCAACCAGCCGATTACTTCCGAAATGGTCACCACATTCGCCCGCGGCGCTCGTGAGCGCATGCACGATCCGCGTGGCGGCTACCGCCGCGATCACCTGCGAGCGTTGGCGCAGCGGATCGAAGTGGCCGAGAAGGAAGTCAGAATCATCGGATCAAAATCCGAATTGCTCCAAACCCTGGTCGCGGCGTCAGGCGAAGAAACGGCGGTGTCGGGAGTTCGCAGTTCTGTACTGAAGTGGCGCGCCCGAAGAGATTCGAACTCCTGA
- a CDS encoding helix-turn-helix domain-containing protein: MDLKEVFASNLRQIRSSKGLTQEELAERAGLSARYIGSIERAHVSASVTVLGRIADALGVEPHTLVRPNR; encoded by the coding sequence ATGGACCTCAAGGAAGTTTTTGCAAGCAATTTGCGTCAAATCAGAAGCAGCAAAGGGCTGACGCAGGAAGAGCTGGCAGAGCGCGCAGGGCTTAGCGCTAGATACATCGGCTCAATCGAGCGGGCACACGTTTCGGCAAGTGTCACCGTGCTCGGGCGCATCGCAGACGCGCTGGGTGTCGAGCCGCACACGCTGGTGCGGCCGAACAGATAG
- a CDS encoding tyrosine-type recombinase/integrase: MADIRILVNDRSTRDLKTPSSGQYRARDTQLRGFHVIVGRRSKTFAVQGDLRKNGKRVASISVRIGDAETMSTREARAAAKTYLAQISRGEHPNPKAADMPADASDTSQVKDEAAQSDITPKGVTLRQAWERYRDAHLIRKGRSEGTIEGYRDHVERLFRIWLDIPLQELGDDPGKVIAKHDEITKEHGPYIANGSMRTLRAVYNHARKAHRYLPTDNPASVVDWNSEERRNTAMGLGDLPNWFRQVAVLPSPIRREYHLFSLLSGCRPTALMEAKPQHLDLRRRVLHIPRPKGGADRAFDIPLSRQMILCLVRVIRFDRHCYPVQANDWLFPADSDSGHLAEQKEHRDVLAKWGNDLRQTFRTLATPAGVSEFDARLLMNHAIPGVNAGYISRHKLLEDHLRAQQQAISSKMFGAIGGLLVKDRAVRSWLDPHATQQAIEDAKRDADGEALRTAA; this comes from the coding sequence ATGGCCGACATCCGTATCCTCGTCAACGACAGGTCGACCAGAGACCTTAAAACGCCCAGTTCGGGACAGTATCGCGCCCGCGACACCCAGCTAAGAGGGTTCCATGTCATCGTCGGCAGGCGAAGCAAGACATTCGCCGTACAAGGAGACCTGCGAAAGAATGGCAAGCGCGTTGCGTCGATTTCAGTACGGATTGGCGACGCGGAGACGATGTCTACACGCGAGGCTCGCGCAGCAGCAAAGACGTACCTCGCGCAGATTTCCAGAGGTGAGCACCCCAATCCCAAAGCTGCTGACATGCCAGCAGATGCAAGCGATACCTCACAGGTCAAGGATGAAGCAGCGCAATCTGATATCACCCCGAAAGGTGTCACCCTAAGGCAAGCGTGGGAGCGCTATCGCGACGCCCACCTTATCCGGAAAGGCCGGAGCGAAGGAACGATCGAGGGGTATCGTGACCACGTGGAGCGCCTTTTCAGGATTTGGCTCGACATCCCTTTGCAGGAACTGGGCGACGATCCCGGCAAAGTCATTGCTAAGCATGACGAGATCACCAAGGAGCATGGTCCGTATATTGCAAATGGCAGCATGCGGACGCTGCGCGCCGTCTATAATCATGCGCGAAAGGCGCATCGCTATCTCCCGACCGACAATCCAGCAAGCGTGGTTGACTGGAACTCCGAAGAGCGTCGCAACACAGCGATGGGACTGGGCGACTTGCCAAATTGGTTCCGGCAAGTCGCCGTGTTGCCCAGCCCCATCCGCCGAGAGTACCATCTATTTTCACTACTCTCGGGATGCCGGCCCACGGCCCTGATGGAGGCGAAGCCGCAGCATCTCGACCTCCGCCGCCGGGTACTGCACATCCCGCGTCCGAAGGGCGGCGCGGACCGTGCCTTCGACATTCCGCTGTCGCGCCAAATGATCTTGTGTCTCGTGCGGGTGATCCGGTTTGACCGGCACTGCTATCCTGTCCAGGCCAATGACTGGCTATTCCCGGCGGATAGCGACAGCGGGCATCTAGCTGAACAGAAGGAGCACCGGGACGTCCTGGCGAAGTGGGGCAATGATTTGCGGCAGACGTTCCGGACCTTGGCAACGCCAGCTGGTGTCTCGGAGTTCGACGCGCGCTTGCTGATGAACCATGCCATTCCGGGCGTCAACGCAGGTTATATTTCCCGGCATAAGTTGCTCGAGGACCACCTTCGCGCTCAGCAGCAGGCGATCAGCAGCAAGATGTTCGGGGCTATCGGCGGTCTCCTCGTCAAGGATCGCGCCGTTCGTTCCTGGCTCGATCCACACGCCACGCAACAGGCAATCGAGGACGCCAAACGTGACGCTGACGGGGAGGCATTGCGTACAGCCGCCTAG
- a CDS encoding glucosaminidase domain-containing protein, with product MRILYSLAALFISCVFVLAPPVTSAAEPDMNGKCYGPTKTLTPELKAAFVEEVSALAIKAEHDHGIPAPILAAMSIDESGYGTTKLALATHNVLSYKWSGKSGPGGRALFTLTCQDKNDEGNVYIVFKDRADAADFVSDKLAKSKYYKAATLAYRQAVASGADREASAKAWFRTIAPTYNPYQSQAYIAKVLKAADDPIEVSSGKRDPKTTLWNLATVTNATKATDPKKGGGAQAHLAAVKKAQLASYAITQATNDCPSPAADMFGWPAKKLKACDYKVGPKASPRTAHVVLLDVPPEQTVAWIETACSKQLQGLSGCFDVLVKCAQNNSGMMIPVSGNMMEDMDGVHWKNYFFRNGMTVTFETQGNGGTDQIDSAKQNDLTTMPDSAIKSIPSGVTRFWRTKSQQFAKQFPNQGAPANLKSPAERQQWLDTAKQELLNALSNPENRLLTAWVGAHPKTLAKGVCPEDNSP from the coding sequence ATGAGAATCTTATACAGCCTGGCAGCATTGTTTATATCCTGTGTATTCGTTCTGGCGCCGCCAGTCACTTCTGCGGCAGAGCCAGATATGAATGGAAAATGCTATGGCCCCACGAAAACATTAACGCCGGAGCTAAAGGCGGCGTTCGTTGAGGAAGTCAGTGCGCTCGCCATTAAGGCTGAGCACGATCATGGCATTCCCGCGCCCATACTTGCGGCCATGTCGATCGACGAAAGCGGCTACGGGACGACCAAGCTGGCACTCGCGACCCACAACGTCCTTTCGTACAAATGGAGCGGCAAGTCGGGTCCGGGCGGCCGCGCGCTCTTCACGTTGACTTGTCAGGATAAGAATGACGAGGGCAACGTCTATATTGTTTTCAAGGATCGTGCCGATGCCGCCGATTTCGTCTCAGACAAGCTCGCCAAGTCGAAATACTACAAGGCTGCGACGCTTGCCTACAGGCAAGCCGTCGCGTCAGGAGCTGATCGGGAGGCAAGTGCAAAGGCTTGGTTTCGCACAATCGCGCCCACCTACAATCCCTATCAATCGCAGGCTTACATCGCCAAGGTGCTAAAAGCGGCTGACGATCCGATCGAGGTATCATCGGGCAAACGCGATCCCAAAACCACCCTGTGGAACCTTGCCACGGTCACGAATGCGACCAAGGCGACGGACCCAAAAAAGGGCGGGGGCGCGCAGGCGCACCTGGCGGCAGTCAAGAAGGCGCAGCTGGCCTCCTACGCGATAACTCAAGCCACCAACGACTGTCCGTCACCCGCCGCCGACATGTTCGGCTGGCCGGCCAAAAAGCTCAAAGCGTGCGATTACAAAGTCGGCCCTAAGGCAAGCCCGCGCACTGCGCACGTCGTACTGCTCGACGTGCCGCCTGAGCAAACCGTCGCCTGGATTGAGACGGCCTGCTCTAAGCAGTTGCAAGGGCTGTCCGGATGTTTCGATGTGCTCGTGAAATGCGCGCAGAACAACTCGGGCATGATGATCCCTGTGAGCGGCAACATGATGGAGGACATGGATGGCGTTCACTGGAAGAATTATTTCTTCCGCAATGGCATGACAGTTACGTTCGAGACGCAGGGCAACGGGGGTACAGATCAGATCGATAGCGCGAAGCAAAACGATCTGACCACGATGCCCGACTCCGCCATCAAATCCATTCCATCGGGCGTCACCCGGTTCTGGCGCACGAAGTCCCAGCAGTTCGCGAAGCAGTTTCCCAATCAAGGCGCACCGGCCAATCTGAAGTCTCCTGCGGAACGCCAGCAATGGCTCGATACTGCAAAGCAGGAATTGTTGAATGCCCTCTCGAATCCCGAGAACCGTTTGCTGACGGCGTGGGTCGGCGCTCACCCGAAAACTTTGGCAAAAGGCGTGTGCCCCGAAGACAATAGTCCGTAA